The region TTAATTGAGTAGCCTGTGAAATATAAAATAAGAAGAGCAGGAACTAATAAAAAGGTGAAATTGCCAACGGTTATGGCAAAAGGTGTAACGTCTGATAAATATTTTTTTACTAGATTAATGTTACTTGCATAACACCAAGTGGCAATGACTACTAAAACGGCATACCAGTAGTTTTTAGACGGATTTCCTGTTGCGCCAGCATATACTAATATAAGACAACCAATTATTCCAATGCATATTCCTAAAACGTGTTTTTTGGTAAATGTAAGACCAAAGAAAATACTGCCTATAATTAAAGTATTTAAAGGGGTAAAAGAATTGAGTGTTGAACTTATGGAACTGCTAATTTGAGTTTGAGCAAGTGCAAAAAGAAAAACAGGTAATAAATTGCCTAATACGCCTGCAGCAATTATGGGTAGTATTTTTTTCTTTGAAATTTGAAGAAGTTCTTTCCACCCAATTAGTAGTAAAAATAAAGAGGTAAAAAGTATTCTATAAGCGCCGAGTTGGTAGGGGGTAAGTCCACCTTCGAGTCCTTTTTTCATTAGTATAAAAGAACTTCCCCAAACTAAGGCGAGTAGGGAAAGAACTAACCATTTTGAATTTTTTGTTTCCATAGCAAATAAAAAAGGCTGTCTATTGACAGCCTTCAAAAATAGTATATTTTTATAGATTATGCTAAAGCAGCTCTTTTAAATCCAGTTACAGTTAAGTTAGCATCAACAGATTTAACATAAGCAGCAACATTCATTGAAGGTTCTTTAATATAATCTTGATTTACTAAAGTATTATCTTTAAAGAAACGAGCGATTTTACCTTTAGCGATGTTGTCTAACATAGCTTCTGGTTTACCTTCTGCTCTTAATTGATCTTTAGCGATTTCAATTTCTTTCTCGATGATAGATGCATCAACACCGTTTTCGTCTAATGCGATAGGAGCCATTGCAGCAGCTTGCATTGCAACGTTTCTTGCAGCTTCATCACCACCGTCAACTTTAGCAGATAAAGCTACTAAAGTAGCGATTCTGTTTCCAGCGTGGATGTATGAATTTACAAAAGCACCTTCTAATCTTTCGAAAGAACCGATTTCAATTTTCTCACCAATAACTCCAGTTTGTTCCATCAATTTCTCATTAACAGTAA is a window of Flavobacterium indicum GPTSA100-9 = DSM 17447 DNA encoding:
- the tsf gene encoding translation elongation factor Ts, encoding MSITAADVNKLRGITGAGMMDCKKALVEAEGDFEKAIEILRKKGQKVAANRSDRESSEGAVIAAVNADNTVGVVISLNCETDFVGKNEGFVKLATDLANQALNYADKDAFLASDFGGITVNEKLMEQTGVIGEKIEIGSFERLEGAFVNSYIHAGNRIATLVALSAKVDGGDEAARNVAMQAAAMAPIALDENGVDASIIEKEIEIAKDQLRAEGKPEAMLDNIAKGKIARFFKDNTLVNQDYIKEPSMNVAAYVKSVDANLTVTGFKRAALA
- a CDS encoding DMT family transporter, with the translated sequence METKNSKWLVLSLLALVWGSSFILMKKGLEGGLTPYQLGAYRILFTSLFLLLIGWKELLQISKKKILPIIAAGVLGNLLPVFLFALAQTQISSSISSTLNSFTPLNTLIIGSIFFGLTFTKKHVLGICIGIIGCLILVYAGATGNPSKNYWYAVLVVIATWCYASNINLVKKYLSDVTPFAITVGNFTFLLVPALLILYFTGYSIKEPQMASSFLPISSIHPLIYVAILGIIGTGIANIYFYKLIQISSPLFASNVTYLIPIVATIWSFIDHEKVSLAQIIGTGIILIGVYIPNKK